A stretch of the Porites lutea chromosome 12, jaPorLute2.1, whole genome shotgun sequence genome encodes the following:
- the LOC140921358 gene encoding uncharacterized protein: MANEEENGATAMDIDGPALVKKEDVNILILGETGVGKSTWINGIANYAKHDSLVDAMNDPDFTVLIPSRFVFTNEEGEATDIAFGSDTNEVLKSGQSATQFPQEYMIETDTTNFHLIDTPGIGDSRGIEKDKENFENILAFLTCYDKINSVVVLLKPNSSRLTVAFKFCVLELLTHLHKSLVSNIIFAFTNSRGTFYRPGDTLPVLKELLKEHNIEIDLSPSNYFCFDNEAFRFLACNKSGISFTSEEIDLYSKSWIKSCDTTCKLFDRVKSMHPHETKKTLSLNEARNCIIAMSKPMGEAVQLIEKNVKKISDVKEQCKIHDADIRTFQADLRFNAFELEVVELDYPMTVCAHEDCKKYVPIGKSREMNTVYEQICHHHCYLSGVPVEVTNNEQLYGCAAMSGGNCKFCEHSYRVHMHITYTTTTVEREFLSDDAQQKIMQKSNLKARKETFIAELEASIKELEAEKKFIYECASFFGVFLKENAMIAYNDSFGEYLDMLIKEEEAKEKHIRDDKKIAQLKNDKITYEQKKKIIVENINSTPGSKSQGLPIEKIYEMRNKLCSLKHNGKTLQKALDGVISARKRIHKVERRTKVYAKPEEKSWWRAGKDLLKWPFGRKNTRSNYRISNF, from the exons ATGGCAAATGAAGAAGAAAACGGTGCTACAGCCATGGATATTGATGGCCCG GCATTGGTAAAGAAGGAGGACGTCAACATTCTTATTCTGGGTGAGACTGGAGTGGGCAAGTCAACCTGGATCAATGGAATCGCCAACTATGCCAAGCATGACTCGCTCGTAGATGCTATGAATGACCCTGATTTCACTGTCTTGATTCCATCCAG GTTTGTGTTTACCAATGAGGAAGGAGAGGCTACCGACATCGCATTTGGATCCGATACAAATGAGGTTCTTAAAAGCGGCCAGTCTGCTACCCAGTTTCCTCAAGAGTATATGATTGAGACAGACACCACAAACTTCCATCTTATTGACACCCCGGGAATTGGTGACTCTAGAGGTATTGAAAAGGACAAGGAAAATTTTGAGAACATCCTAGCCTTTCTAACCTGTTATGACAAGATTAATTCAGTCGTGGTACTTCTCAAGCCGAACAGCTCAAGACTGACCGTGGCCTTCAAGTTCTGTGTGTTAGAGCTGCTGACTCACCTTCACAAGTCCCTGGTGTCCAACATCATCTTTGCGTTCACTAACTCCAGAGGGACTTTCTACAGACCAGGAGACACCCTTCCTGTTCTGAAAGAGCTCTTAAAGGAGCATAACATCGAAATCGATCTCTCTCCGTCAAAttatttttgctttgacaaCGAAGCTTTCAG GTTTTTGGCCTGCAACAAGAGTGGAATTTCTTTCACATCTGAAGAAATTGACCTCTACTCAAAAAGCTGGATCAAGTCGTGCGACACAACTTGCAAACTTTTCGACCGTGTTAAAAGTATGCACCCCCACGAGACTAAGAAGACCCTGAGTTTAAATGAGGCAAGAAATTGCATAATCGCCATGAGTAAACCAATGGGTGAAGCTGTTCAACTTATTGAGAAGAATGTGAAGAAGATCAGTGATGTGAAAGAACAGTGCAAGATCCATGATGCCGACATTAGAACCTTCCAGGCCGATCTCAGGTTCAACGCCTTTGAACTGGAGGTGGTGGAGCTCGATTACCCAATGACTGTTTGTGCTCACGAAGACTGCAAGAAGTATGTACCGATTGGAAAGTCAAGGGAGATGAATACAGTTTATGAACAAATCTGCCATCATCACTGCTACCTTTCAGGAGTGCCAGTGGAAGTTACCAACAACGAACAACTTTATGGCTGTGCCGCCATGTCTGGTGGTAATTGCAAATTTTGTGAGCACAGCTACAGAGTTCACATGCATATTACCTACACTACTACCACAGTGGAGAGGGAATTCCTGTCAGATGATGCACAGCAGAAGATCATGCAGAAGTCCAACTTGAAAGCGCGAAAGGAAACTTTCATCGCAGAGCTGGAGGCAAGCATCAAGGAGCTTGAAGCTGAAAAGAAGTTCATTTATGAATGTGCCAGCTTTTTTGGTGTCTTCCTTAAGGAGAATGCCATGATTGCCTACAACGATTCCTTCGGCGAGTATCTTGACATGCTGATCAAGGAAGAAGAGGCTAAGGAGAAGCACATAAGAGACGACAAGAAGATCGCTCAGTTGAAGAATGACAAGATTACATATGAGCAGAAAAAGAAGATCATTGTGGAGAATATAAATTCCACCCCAGGAAGTAAAAGCCAAGGCCTTCCCATAGAGAAGATCTACGAAATGAGAAACAAGCTTTGTTCACTGAAGCACAATGGAAAGACCCTGCAGAAAGCTCTAG